The genomic stretch ccaaaaataaaatataaatcgAATTTTTTGTGTGCCACACATTTGAAGTGCAGCGaagcattttttaaaaaaaaaaggagtttcgatagaaaaaaaatatgatatttaAATCAATTTTTTATGAAGCCTCATTCAACATTTGCGGTGAAActccttttatttttgtaaaaagggaaaaaataaaaaatcattactgcataaaaaaatatgaaatttaaattaatttttaaaaatatgaaatttatcaatctgaattttttttaaatcaattttGCAGCTACTCTTAAAGTGGAATCCAACCGCAAGTAACGCAACTTTTATATTACACGTATGTTATATATCTAATGGTGATAGTGTGTATATTGctagtatatataagattaatccatCCTTGTTTTCACATTATTCCTAGAAAATCTCCGTCTTTATCCTCTCTGGATATTCCCTTGCTCTCAAATATTCCCCTGATTAACCGAAGTTCAGATTCTTCAGAATATCTCCTCAACCACATGTCTCCCACCCACGGCCCCCCACCATATATACCCCTCCCTCCTTCCCTATCATTTCTCCTCCCAGTTTCAACTTCGCCACTCACTGTAAAATTTGTTCTTCTGAAGGTGGTTTGAGGGGAGTGGTGATCAAGATCAGGGAGAAACATGAAGTTCTGGAAGATCCTTAGTAGTTTAATAGAAGAGACACTGCCTGATTGGCAAGACAAGTTTTTGTCTTACAAGGCTTTGAAAAAGCAGCTGAAATTGATATATCCCAAACAAGAACTCATCGATGATGATCATAATACCTACAGCAGTAACAATGATGATTGTGTTAGGCCCAGCAAACGGTTGAGATTGGAAGTTTATGATGATAAGGGCGGTGATTATGAGGTCTCCAAGGAGGTCACAGATTTTGTGAAGCTGTTGGAAGAGGAGATTGAAAAGTTTAATGCTTTCTTTGTTGATAAAGAAGAAGAATACATTATCAGATTAAAGGTATTCTATTTCTTTTCCGTTTTCATTTATGTCTTCCAATTTGATGCACTTTTTCCCCTGAATATTTGATATCTATTTGATGTATGTATAGATATTTGATTATCTGTTGTGATTGGCATACATGCATTCATGCGTTTGTAGGCGTTGTAcattttttttggatgaaaattcTCATTTTTTATTGTCCGTTTAATCACGCATTTATGCAGCCAATGGCAGGTACACATAGGATGTGACCCCACTTTTGTAAATcttgttcttttattttcttgtgtTGATCTGAAGTTTTCGAGTAATGCTGATCAAAATTGTTTTTGTGGGAAATGATTTTTCTGGAATCCTGAGGTGGGATTTTCTGGTTAGATAATGGGTTTGTCTTGGTTTCTTGAACACAGGTATTGCAAGATAGGTTAGAAGAGGCTGATGGTTCGAATGGTGATCTGATGAATGTAGGCAGACAGATAGTTGATTTTCATGGAGAGATGGTCCTATTGGAGAATTACAGTGCTCTTAACTACACTGGTATTTGCCTCTTGTCTATTTCTTACTCCTTGTTGATCTATTTTATAAAGTGGCGAATGATATGGTGCCTTTTTGACAATTAAGTTCAGTGAATTATTTGGTTTCGGATGATGATATGATAATGATAAACATCGCTACTCAAGGAGGAAATCTTATTATTGCATTCCAATGTTATGATAAGTTGTTCAACTCTTGTCTGTGTTACCCTCTGTCATTCTAAAGTATTTGGGATCCCTGCATAGGTTCAGTCTTTCTTAATAAAGTTTAATTCTAATGCTATTTATATATCTGTACTGAGCACTTTTTTAAATGCTGAACTCTTAGAAGTAGCTTCTGCTGAAAAAGGGATAACAAACAACAGTTGTTTAGCCTCATTGTTTGCTTTAGGTTGGAGTGGCAGATTAgttttttctttattatgagCAAGCAATCAGTACGAGATATCTATCAAACGAA from Coffea eugenioides isolate CCC68of chromosome 8, Ceug_1.0, whole genome shotgun sequence encodes the following:
- the LOC113781137 gene encoding SPX domain-containing protein 1-like; amino-acid sequence: MKFWKILSSLIEETLPDWQDKFLSYKALKKQLKLIYPKQELIDDDHNTYSSNNDDCVRPSKRLRLEVYDDKGGDYEVSKEVTDFVKLLEEEIEKFNAFFVDKEEEYIIRLKVLQDRLEEADGSNGDLMNVGRQIVDFHGEMVLLENYSALNYTGLVKILKKYDKRSGALIRLPFIQKVLGQPFFRIDVLNQLVKQCERMLDYVFSLSEISSQSEAIEGCETNTATETEERSLKVPQELAEIEYMENMYMKLASSALRVLKEIHSGSSTVNMFSLPPL